The following proteins are co-located in the Silene latifolia isolate original U9 population chromosome 1, ASM4854445v1, whole genome shotgun sequence genome:
- the LOC141653012 gene encoding uncharacterized protein LOC141653012 — MVRNIQVTIPFVELITQIPPYAKFMKDIITRRREFGETATVAFMEESSSLISGKSPPKLKDPGSFSIFCVIGDVMINRALCDLGASVNVMPYSIFSKLKLGHLKMTNITLQMADRSVRRPLGILEDVPVKVGKFFIPVDFIVLDIAEDTRTQIILGRPFLCTAGAIIDVKLGAFDSRGRG, encoded by the coding sequence ATGGTAAGAAATATTCAGGTAACCATTCCTTTTGTTGAGTTAATTACCCAAATACCTCcttacgcaaaatttatgaaagatattattACGCGTAGGAGGGAATTTGGAGAAACAGCTACTGTTGctttcatggaagagtctagtagtcTAATTTCGGGAAAGTCTCCCCCTAaattgaaagacccgggtagtttctctattttTTGTGTTATAGGAGATGTGATGATAAATAGGGCGCTGTGTGACCTTGGAGCTAGTGTCAATGTCATGCCCTATTCTATCTTTTCTAAGCTTAAATTGGGTCACCTAAAAATGACCAATATCACCCTGCAGATGGCCGACAGATCTGTTAGACGACCCTTAggtatcttagaggatgtgcccgtCAAGGTGGGAAAATTCTTTATTCCAGTGGACTTTATTGTATTAGATATTGCTGAGGATACCCGTACCCagattattttgggtagaccgtTTTTGTGTACAGCTGGagctattattgatgtcaaactcgGGGCATTTGACtctagaggtaggggatga